TCAGGCCAGCTCGTTGCTGCATTGGTCGTTGTCCTGTGGGGCGGACTGCAAATTGAGTTCATCAATTTACCGTTTCTCGGCCAACTGGACTTCGGATATTTCAGTATTCCAATCACAATTATCTGGATCATCGGAATCACAAACGCCATCAACTTGATTGATGGGCTGGATGGTCTGGCTGCGGGTGTTTCCACTATTGCTTTGATCGCCATTACCGTAATGGCTGCATTAATGGGAGATATCTTCGTTGCCGCAACAGCTTCTATATTGGCAGCAAGTTCGCTTGGATTCTTAGTGTTCAACTTCCATCCGGCGAAAATTTTTATGGGCGATACCGGTTCGCTTTTCCTCGGATTTATGATTTCCGTGCTGGCATTGCTCGGTTTTAAGAACGTAGCGGTTGTATCATTAGTTATCCCGATTATCATGCTGGGTGTACCGATTTCAGATACATTCTTTGCGATCGTCAGACGCGTCCGCATGAAACAGTCGATTACAGCGGCAGATAAGTCGCATTTGCATCACTGTTTGCTGCGCGTAGGGTTTTCGCATAGACAAGCCGTGCTGACTATTTACGGTATTGCGATCTTGTTTGGCGCAGCGGCCGTTTTGTTCTCACAGGCAACGGTTTGGGGCGCATTGCTTCTCATCTTCGTCATGCTGATTGTCATCGAATTGTTCGTTGAGCTAATCGGTTTGGCAGGCGCGAATTATCGTCCGCTGTTAAATTTAGTGCGCATGATTGGCAAGTAAGTTAGGAAAGTCCTCAT
The Sporosarcina sp. P33 genome window above contains:
- a CDS encoding glycosyltransferase family 4 protein is translated as MLFIAMSVAFIAAIILTPLVIKLAYRIGAVDRPNYRKVHARIMPRIGGLAIFGAFIIGYAILLPKDEHAVGILVGAVLIVMIGFLDDMLEITAKAKASGQLVAALVVVLWGGLQIEFINLPFLGQLDFGYFSIPITIIWIIGITNAINLIDGLDGLAAGVSTIALIAITVMAALMGDIFVAATASILAASSLGFLVFNFHPAKIFMGDTGSLFLGFMISVLALLGFKNVAVVSLVIPIIMLGVPISDTFFAIVRRVRMKQSITAADKSHLHHCLLRVGFSHRQAVLTIYGIAILFGAAAVLFSQATVWGALLLIFVMLIVIELFVELIGLAGANYRPLLNLVRMIGK